A stretch of Mytilus edulis chromosome 11, xbMytEdul2.2, whole genome shotgun sequence DNA encodes these proteins:
- the LOC139495906 gene encoding macrophage-expressed gene 1 protein-like, which produces MDSIRLLQLFVSLFLTFNVHGNRTFPIGDPRACDIDTKAQYIFEVLPGLGWDNLVNENRGVVVNFNYSKCKTTEDRRYLIPDGVVTIPIKTSRMNVFSKMYDHWSKYETDTSFSINTGGSASFKGIGISASFSSEFEHVKSHQIEDKSLTTKVQARYVRYTAAVLPDAQLDPSFRSRLLKIASHIQHNRKSSARYESELLVRDFGTHVLTSIDAGASIVKVDQVKSSLLEDKTMNKFKISLAASVSILNLLSVHKSETFSISKTEIEKYMTSVTDSDIRTYGGPALNPENFTLGKWASEIDNDLVPVDRNGFPLDHFITTTALPELSESLVQELTQSIRTAIMTYYKHNTYPGCTDIDAPNFSYIANIEDGTCHAPLTNLSFGGVFQKCDFEGQLINNEDLCSKLRTKNPKTQDYSCQTGYEKTLLHTSETSKSQHTHKCHSCWIFFTCCHDHSYHGTAKYTSYWCQAPKDAKVPQDSGYLFGGLYSDKTNNFVTQSQSCPQYYLPMTITANIQVCVSDDYEQGTKSAVPFGGFYSCTNGNPMASANQVLKACHHGYSNHLATIDNDCEIMYCAQTGALSELKFPRVQLPPFTGIPAESIETPANYIISHDGQSWMQLIDPATENPEPEENKWTTLQSAHLEMRSLLKTFENNHVKYSADEGMSKGAVAGLSVGVTTAVCLVVGVFIIIRRNRKQTDLAEYRSIH; this is translated from the coding sequence ATGGATAGTATTCGGTTGCTACAGCTGTTCGTTTCGTTATTCTTGACATTCAATGTACATGGTAACAGAACGTTCCCGATTGGAGATCCAAGAGCATGTGATATCGATACAAAGGCACAATATATATTCGAGGTTCTACCTGGTCTTGGATGGGATAATCTCGTCAACGAAAACAGAGGAGTTGTTGTTAATTTCAACTATTCTAAATGCAAAACCACCGAGGACCGACGTTATTTGATTCCGGATGGAGTTGTTACAATACCTATCAAAACGAGTCGGATGAATGTTTTCTCAAAGATGTACGATCATTGGTCCAAGTATGAAACTGACACGTCTTTTTCTATCAATACAGGTGGATCTGCGTCATTCAAAGGCATTGGTATATCCGCCAGTTTTTCTTCAGAGTTTGAACACGTCAAATCACACCAGATAGAGGACAAATCGTTAACAACAAAAGTCCAAGCACGGTATGTGCGTTACACAGCGGCGGTTTTACCCGATGCACAACTAGACCCGTCATTTCGCTCCCGTTTGCTCAAAATAGCCAGTCACATACAACATAACCGGAAGTCGTCAGCACGCTACGAAAGCGAGTTACTCGTCCGAGATTTCGGAACTCATGTTCTCACATCTATAGACGCCGGAGCCTCTATTGTCAAGGTCGATCAGGTTAAATCCTCCTTATTAGAAGACAAAACAATGAATAAGTTCAAAATATCATTAGCCGCGAGTGTTTCTATTTTAAACCTTCTCAGCGTTCACAAGTCAGAGACATTTTCTATCAGTAAGACTGAAATAGAAAAGTACATGACATCGGTAACGGATTCTGACATCAGGACATACGGAGGACCAGCTCTCAACCCTGAAAACTTTACACTAGGAAAATGGGCCTCAGAAATTGACAACGATCTGGTACCTGTAGACAGAAATGGATTCCCACTCGATCATTTCATAACAACAACTGCACTTCCTGAACTATCCGAAAGTCTTGTACAAGAGCTAACACAGAGTATTAGGACTGCCATTATGACGTATTATAAGCACAACACATATCCCGGATGTACAGACATTGATGCACCTAACTTTAGTTATATTGCCAATATTGAGGACGGTACATGTCACGCTCCATTAACAAACTTAAGTTTTGGTGGAGTGTTCCAAAAATGTGATTTTGAAGGCCAGCTTATAAACAACGAGGACCTTTGTTCAAAACTACGaacaaaaaatccaaaaacacAAGATTACAGCTGCCAAACTGGATACGAAAAAACACTTTTACACACCAGCGAAACCTCCAAATCTCAGCACACTCATAAGTGTCATAGTTGTTGGATTTTCTTCACATGCTGCCATGATCATTCCTATCACGGCACAGCAAAATATACCAGCTATTGGTGTCAGGCTCCTAAAGATGCAAAGGTTCCCCAGGATAGTGGATACTTGTTTGGTGGTCTATACTCTGATAAAACCAACAATTTCGTTACACAATCTCAATCGTGTCCGCAATACTATTTACCAATGACGATTACCGCTAACATCCAGGTCTGTGTCAGTGACGATTACGAACAGGGGACGAAGTCAGCCGTTCCCTTCGGAGGATTTTACAGCTGTACGAACGGTAATCCGATGGCTTCAGCTAACCAGGTGTTGAAAGCTTGTCATCACGGATACAGCAATCATTTAGCAACCATTGACAACGACTGCGAAATAATGTATTGTGCTCAAACAGGTGCTCTATCAGAGTTAAAATTCCCTCGCGTGCAACTGCCTCCTTTTACAGGGATACCAGCAGAAAGCATTGAAACTCCCGCGAATTATATCATATCACATGACGGTCAGTCTTGGATGCAACTGATCGACCCTGCTACCGAAAATCCTGAGCCAGAagaaaacaaatggacaacattACAATCTGCTCATTTGGAAATGCGTTCTCTgcttaaaacatttgaaaacaatcaCGTTAAATATTCTGCGGATGAAGGAATGTCGAAAGGAGCTGTTGCTGGATTATCGGTCGGTGTGACAACTGCAGTTTGTCTGGTCGTAGGAGTTTTCATAATCATAAGAAGAAATCGAAAACAAACGGATTTAGCCGAATACAGATCTATCcattaa